One Yoonia sp. BS5-3 genomic window carries:
- a CDS encoding hemolysin family protein: MGDTGDGPSIAAQSAQLDQTEKQPGLFARLRDAIRPPATPEILDEVSPDTARHAGAVLGMLNLRRMRVEDVAVPKPDIVAIPLGTTKDELVETFRESGLTRLPVYDGTLDTPIGFANLKDFALQYGFNGDQPELDLRKLIRPLIYVPPSMPLGVLLQKMQAERTHMALVIDEYGGTDGLVTIEDVIEQVVGEIEDEHDVEEAKSWVMEKPGCYLAQARTELDDFETEIGIKLTEHADIDEEEIDTLGGLVTLLAGHLPARGEVILHPNGPEFEVVDADPRRIKRLRVRCNPAPARA; the protein is encoded by the coding sequence ATGGGCGACACCGGCGACGGTCCATCTATCGCAGCGCAAAGCGCGCAACTGGACCAGACAGAAAAACAACCCGGGCTTTTTGCCAGGCTCCGCGATGCAATTCGCCCCCCCGCAACGCCAGAGATACTTGACGAGGTATCCCCCGACACAGCGCGCCATGCTGGCGCCGTCCTTGGTATGCTGAACCTGCGCCGGATGCGGGTTGAAGACGTGGCCGTTCCCAAACCCGACATTGTGGCCATTCCTTTGGGGACGACCAAGGATGAATTGGTTGAGACCTTTCGCGAAAGCGGTCTGACCCGCCTGCCTGTTTATGACGGCACCTTGGATACCCCTATCGGTTTTGCCAATCTCAAGGATTTTGCGCTTCAGTACGGGTTTAACGGGGATCAGCCGGAGCTTGATTTGCGCAAACTGATCCGCCCCCTGATTTACGTTCCACCGTCCATGCCGCTTGGTGTGCTGTTGCAAAAGATGCAGGCAGAGCGCACCCATATGGCCCTTGTCATTGACGAATATGGCGGTACCGATGGTCTTGTGACCATTGAAGATGTCATCGAACAGGTCGTCGGTGAAATCGAGGATGAGCACGATGTCGAAGAAGCCAAAAGCTGGGTGATGGAAAAGCCAGGCTGCTATTTGGCGCAGGCCCGCACCGAGCTTGATGATTTCGAAACCGAAATCGGGATCAAGCTGACCGAACATGCCGACATCGATGAGGAAGAAATCGACACGCTGGGCGGCCTTGTGACCTTGTTGGCTGGGCATCTGCCAGCCCGGGGCGAGGTGATCTTGCACCCCAATGGCCCCGAATTCGAGGTGGTCGATGCTGACCCACGTCGGATCAAGCGGTTACGTGTTCGCTGTAACCCAGCGCCAGCCCGTGCCTAA
- the lnt gene encoding apolipoprotein N-acyltransferase — MLTHVGSSGYVFAVTQRQPVPNIAAGLLARPAWQRCAVFLLLGGLAGLGQAPLDIWPATILALAILLYLHSKTTAPRPAVLHVWLFGIGYFAFSLRWIIEPFLVDIARHGWMAPFAICLMAAGAALFWAVAAWCACRVSLRNAPMLGLAIVIAEVTRSLILTGFPWALLGHVWISTGLAQLAAFGGPHLLSLISMIAAWALVSLAGRFRVIGIVTLGLLVTVSFVLRPGPADPVAADAPVVRIVQPNALQHQKWDPAYRDVFLNRLVTLTGQGATPDLVVWPETSVPYLLNYIEDDLSLFSEAVRGAPLVFGVQRADTERRFYNSLVVMDAGGRVQSIYDKQHLVPFGEYIPGAGLLGRVGAAGLARNLGSGFTSGDVPGPIDLPGIGAAIPLICYEGIFAEELTDGGDRARLLLLITNDAWFGQAAGPYQHLAQARLRAIEQGLPMVRAANTGISAMIDAKGRILSQLGLDRDGALDVALPPALPPTLYAQFGDWPFLAVLFLLTLGCYGLSRREGD, encoded by the coding sequence ATGCTGACCCACGTCGGATCAAGCGGTTACGTGTTCGCTGTAACCCAGCGCCAGCCCGTGCCTAACATCGCTGCCGGCTTGTTGGCCCGGCCCGCATGGCAGCGGTGCGCCGTTTTCTTGCTGCTCGGCGGATTGGCGGGATTGGGGCAAGCGCCTTTGGATATTTGGCCGGCAACGATCCTTGCCCTGGCCATTTTGCTTTATTTGCACAGTAAGACGACTGCACCGCGCCCGGCGGTTTTGCATGTTTGGCTGTTCGGAATTGGCTATTTCGCGTTCAGCCTGCGCTGGATTATTGAGCCCTTCTTGGTCGACATAGCCCGTCATGGATGGATGGCGCCGTTTGCCATCTGCCTTATGGCGGCAGGTGCGGCGCTTTTTTGGGCTGTGGCCGCTTGGTGCGCGTGTCGTGTGTCCCTGCGTAATGCGCCAATGCTGGGACTGGCAATTGTCATCGCCGAGGTAACGCGTTCCTTGATCTTGACCGGGTTTCCTTGGGCGCTGTTAGGACATGTTTGGATTTCGACGGGTCTGGCGCAACTGGCGGCCTTCGGCGGACCACATCTTCTTAGTTTGATCAGCATGATAGCTGCTTGGGCGCTTGTCTCACTGGCTGGCAGATTTCGGGTAATCGGAATTGTAACCCTGGGTCTGTTGGTCACGGTATCTTTCGTTCTACGCCCGGGTCCCGCTGATCCGGTTGCGGCTGATGCGCCGGTTGTGCGGATTGTCCAACCGAATGCTTTGCAACATCAAAAATGGGACCCGGCCTACCGGGATGTGTTTTTGAACCGCCTCGTAACACTGACCGGGCAGGGTGCGACACCTGATCTGGTGGTTTGGCCTGAGACATCTGTGCCCTATTTGCTGAACTATATCGAAGATGACCTAAGCCTATTTTCAGAGGCGGTTCGCGGTGCGCCGCTTGTCTTTGGCGTCCAACGCGCCGACACAGAGCGCCGGTTTTACAACAGCCTTGTGGTCATGGATGCCGGGGGGCGTGTGCAATCGATCTATGATAAACAGCATCTGGTTCCCTTTGGTGAATACATCCCCGGCGCGGGCCTGTTGGGGCGCGTGGGAGCGGCAGGTCTGGCCCGCAATCTTGGATCGGGGTTCACAAGTGGCGATGTGCCGGGTCCGATCGATTTGCCCGGCATTGGCGCAGCCATTCCACTGATTTGTTATGAGGGGATCTTTGCCGAAGAGCTGACGGATGGCGGTGATCGCGCGCGGCTATTGCTGTTGATCACGAATGACGCGTGGTTCGGGCAGGCCGCTGGCCCATATCAACACCTTGCGCAGGCGCGCTTGCGCGCCATTGAGCAAGGTTTGCCCATGGTGCGTGCTGCGAATACCGGGATTAGTGCGATGATCGATGCCAAAGGACGGATCCTCAGCCAATTGGGGTTGGACCGTGATGGGGCGCTTGATGTTGCATTGCCGCCTGCATTGCCGCCGACACTTTATGCGCAGTTTGGCGACTGGCCCTTTCTGGCGGTTTTGTTCTTGTTAACCTTGGGTTGTTACGGCTTATCAAGGCGCGAAGGCGATTGA
- the metK gene encoding methionine adenosyltransferase: protein MARQDYIFTSESVSEGHPDKVCDRISDAVLDAFLSQEPEARVACETFATTNRVVIGGEVGLSDKSKLKDYVGRVEDIARACIKDIGYEQDKFHHATCKVTNLLHEQSAHIAQGVDAATDKDEGAGDQGIMFGYATTETDALMPAPIQYAHAILRRLAEARKSGQEPTLRPDAKSQVSLRYANGKPVEVTSIVLSTQHAHEDQSSDDIRAIVEPYIREALPDGLITPKTEWWVNPTGIFVIGGPDGDAGLTGRKIIVDTYGGAAPHGGGAFSGKDPTKVDRSAAYAARYLAKNVVAAGLSERCTIQLSYAIGVAKPLSIYADTHGTGDVDPEAIERAVAQVMDLTPRGIREHLQLNKPIFERTAAYGHFGREPDADGGFSWERTDLVETLKRAV from the coding sequence ATGGCACGACAAGACTATATTTTTACATCGGAATCCGTTTCCGAAGGGCATCCCGACAAGGTATGCGACCGTATTTCAGATGCGGTGCTTGACGCATTTCTTTCGCAAGAACCCGAGGCGCGAGTCGCATGCGAGACCTTTGCCACCACCAATCGCGTGGTTATTGGCGGGGAAGTCGGCCTATCTGACAAAAGCAAACTGAAAGACTATGTCGGCCGTGTCGAGGACATCGCGCGCGCATGCATCAAAGATATCGGATATGAGCAAGATAAGTTTCACCACGCAACATGCAAGGTGACGAATCTGCTGCATGAGCAGTCCGCCCATATCGCCCAAGGCGTCGATGCCGCGACTGATAAAGACGAAGGCGCGGGCGATCAGGGGATCATGTTTGGCTATGCCACCACCGAAACAGACGCATTGATGCCTGCACCCATTCAATACGCACATGCGATCCTGCGTCGTCTCGCGGAAGCCCGAAAATCGGGTCAGGAACCGACTTTGCGCCCAGATGCAAAAAGTCAGGTTTCACTGCGGTACGCAAATGGAAAACCGGTCGAGGTGACATCGATTGTGCTGTCGACCCAGCACGCGCACGAAGACCAAAGTAGCGACGACATCCGCGCTATTGTCGAACCTTATATTCGCGAGGCTCTGCCCGATGGGTTAATCACGCCGAAAACCGAATGGTGGGTAAACCCAACCGGTATTTTCGTCATTGGCGGCCCTGACGGCGATGCAGGCCTGACAGGCCGTAAAATTATCGTGGATACTTATGGTGGTGCCGCACCGCATGGTGGCGGGGCATTTTCCGGCAAAGATCCAACAAAAGTCGACCGATCTGCGGCCTATGCAGCCCGCTATCTGGCCAAGAATGTCGTGGCCGCTGGTTTGTCCGAGCGCTGCACAATCCAGCTGAGCTACGCGATTGGTGTTGCTAAGCCATTGTCGATCTATGCAGACACCCACGGCACCGGCGACGTTGATCCGGAAGCGATTGAACGGGCCGTGGCGCAGGTTATGGATCTGACCCCACGCGGCATTCGCGAACATCTGCAATTGAATAAGCCGATCTTTGAGCGGACCGCAGCCTATGGCCACTTTGGCCGTGAGCCAGATGCAGATGGCGGCTTTAGTTGGGAACGTACAGATTTGGTTGAGACGCTGAAGCGCGCTGTCTGA
- the trmB gene encoding tRNA (guanosine(46)-N7)-methyltransferase TrmB, with the protein MTDDRHPSGAPWRNFYGRFKGKTIRASQHEYLENDLAPLSPGPITWDENPKRVPLDLDAVFGSKDVWLEIGFGGGEHLVHMAESYPQIGLIGCEPYINGVAMLLGKIRKAEVENLRVHPGDVRDLFDVLPDQTLSKVFLNYPDPWPKKRHHRRRFVTPEHLEPLHRVMQPGAELRVATDIPDYVRQTLEQVPRHGFTWLAERPDDWRTPWDDWLSTRYEQKALREGRTPHYLTFRRDPSRSR; encoded by the coding sequence ATGACTGATGACCGACATCCCTCTGGCGCCCCATGGCGCAATTTCTATGGGCGTTTCAAGGGCAAGACTATTCGCGCCAGCCAGCATGAATATCTTGAAAATGATTTGGCCCCGCTATCACCGGGACCCATTACGTGGGACGAAAACCCAAAGCGCGTTCCGCTTGATCTAGATGCCGTCTTTGGCAGCAAAGACGTCTGGCTTGAAATCGGCTTTGGCGGGGGTGAGCATCTGGTGCATATGGCTGAGAGTTATCCGCAGATCGGCCTTATCGGGTGCGAGCCGTACATCAATGGCGTTGCAATGCTGTTGGGGAAAATTCGTAAAGCTGAGGTGGAAAACCTACGTGTTCATCCAGGTGATGTGCGTGATTTGTTTGATGTGCTGCCGGATCAGACACTTAGCAAGGTATTTCTGAATTACCCGGACCCCTGGCCGAAAAAGCGCCACCACCGTCGGCGATTTGTTACACCGGAGCACTTGGAACCGCTGCATCGCGTGATGCAGCCCGGGGCAGAATTGCGCGTGGCGACAGATATTCCCGATTATGTGCGTCAAACGCTCGAACAGGTGCCGCGTCACGGGTTTACATGGCTTGCAGAGCGTCCGGACGATTGGCGCACACCTTGGGATGATTGGCTGTCGACACGTTACGAGCAAAAAGCCCTACGCGAAGGGCGCACGCCGCATTATCTGACATTTCGGCGCGATCCTTCACGCAGCAGGTGA
- the aroA gene encoding 3-phosphoshikimate 1-carboxyvinyltransferase, whose protein sequence is MSGHGSPIPMTSRPCGPLKGEAHVPGDKSISHRSLILGALCVGETHITGLLEGEDVLDTAKAMRAFGATVTDHGGGEWTVQGVGVGGFAEPDQVIDCGNSGTGVRLIMGAAATCPITVTYTGDASLNGRPMGRVTDPLTLFGTQSFGREGGRLPMTVVGAAEPIPARYEVPVPSAQVKSAVLLAGLNAPGQTIVIEKEATRDHTERMLQGFGAELSVEDTDEGRVITLTGQPELTPQSIVVPRDPSSAAFPVCAAIITPGSDVLVPNIGLNPTRAGLFTTLQEMGADLTYENMREEGGEPVADLRAKFSPDLKGIAVPPARAASMIDEYPVLSVVAAFASGVTDMQGVKELRVKESDRIDAMAKGLRAAGVSVDEGDDWWKVHGLGHGNVPGGATVASQLDHRIAMAFMVMGMATQKPMSVDDGSPIATSFPIFEWLMGNLGAQLVRTNG, encoded by the coding sequence ATGTCCGGCCACGGCAGCCCCATTCCGATGACATCACGCCCTTGCGGCCCGCTTAAGGGCGAGGCGCATGTGCCCGGCGACAAGTCTATTTCGCACCGTTCGCTGATCCTGGGCGCGCTCTGTGTTGGTGAAACGCATATCACCGGCCTGCTTGAAGGCGAGGATGTGTTGGATACAGCCAAGGCGATGCGCGCATTTGGTGCGACCGTTACCGATCATGGGGGCGGTGAATGGACTGTGCAGGGCGTCGGTGTCGGCGGTTTTGCAGAGCCTGATCAAGTCATCGACTGCGGCAATTCAGGCACCGGTGTGCGCCTGATCATGGGGGCTGCTGCGACTTGCCCGATCACGGTGACCTATACAGGCGATGCCTCATTGAATGGACGCCCGATGGGCCGCGTGACGGACCCGCTGACGCTGTTTGGCACGCAATCCTTTGGCCGCGAAGGCGGCCGTTTGCCCATGACCGTTGTGGGTGCAGCAGAGCCGATCCCGGCGCGTTACGAAGTTCCCGTGCCTTCTGCGCAGGTGAAATCAGCGGTTTTACTGGCGGGTCTGAATGCCCCTGGTCAGACGATCGTCATCGAGAAGGAAGCAACCCGCGATCATACTGAGCGCATGTTACAAGGCTTTGGGGCTGAACTTAGCGTCGAAGACACTGATGAGGGGCGGGTCATCACGCTTACCGGGCAACCCGAGCTGACACCGCAAAGCATTGTCGTCCCGCGCGATCCGTCCTCGGCTGCGTTTCCGGTCTGCGCTGCGATCATAACGCCTGGTTCTGATGTCTTGGTCCCGAATATCGGTTTGAACCCAACACGCGCGGGCCTTTTTACGACCCTGCAAGAAATGGGTGCCGATCTGACCTATGAAAACATGCGCGAAGAAGGGGGCGAGCCCGTGGCCGACCTTCGTGCAAAATTCTCGCCTGATCTGAAAGGGATTGCCGTGCCGCCTGCGCGGGCCGCCAGCATGATTGATGAATATCCAGTGCTGTCCGTTGTTGCGGCTTTTGCATCAGGCGTCACGGATATGCAGGGCGTGAAAGAGCTGCGGGTCAAGGAAAGCGACCGGATTGACGCGATGGCCAAAGGGCTACGGGCCGCTGGCGTGAGCGTCGATGAAGGTGATGATTGGTGGAAGGTGCATGGGCTTGGGCATGGTAACGTGCCGGGCGGCGCAACCGTCGCCAGTCAGCTTGATCACCGCATCGCCATGGCATTCATGGTTATGGGAATGGCGACGCAAAAACCCATGAGCGTTGATGACGGATCACCCATCGCTACATCTTTCCCGATTTTTGAGTGGCTCATGGGCAATCTTGGCGCGCAATTGGTGCGAACAAACGGCTAA